The window GGGCCGACCGGGCCCGGGTGGAGCCCTTGATGCGCCGGGCCATTGAGCTGGAGCCCGAGGCCATCGTGCACCGGGTGGAGTACGCCAGGGTCCTGGCCGCCTGGGGAAGGAAGGAGGAGGCGAGGAAACAGCTGGAAACCGCCCTCGCCCTCCCGGCCCGCACCGCCGCGGACCGGTACGAGAAGGAAAGGGCGCAGAAGGCCCTCGCCGAGCTGCGCTGAGGGGCCATGTTCCGCGTGGGCATCCTCACCGTATCCGACAAGGGTTTCCGCGGCGAGCGGCAGGACACCACCCACCTGGCCATCCGGGAGGTCCTGGCCGGGGGGCCCTTTGAGGTGGCGGCCTACGAGCTCGTGCCCGACGAGCCCCCCATGATCAAGAAGGTCCTCAGGCTCTGGGCGGACCGGGAGGGCCTGGACCTCATCCTCACCAACGGGGGGACGGGGCTCGCCCCCCGGGACCGGACCCCGGAGGCCACGCGGGAGCTTCTGGACCGGGAGGTCCCGGGCCTCGCCGAGCTCATGCGCCTCGTGGGGCTCAGGAAGACCCCCATGGCCGCCCTCTCCCGAGGAGTGGCGGGGGTCCGGGGAAGGACCCTGATCCTGAACCTCCCGGGAAGCCCCAAGGGGGCGAGGGAGTCCTTGGAGGCCGTGCTCCCCGTTTTGCCCCACGCCCTCTCCCTGGTGACGGGCAAGCCCTGGAAGGAGGGGCACCATGAGTAGGGTGCCGGAGCCCTCGGTTTTTCTGGTGGTGGACGAGGCCAAGCGGAAGGCCCGGGAACGGGGCGTGGGGCTCATTGACCTCTCCATCGGCTCCACCGACCTCCCGCCCCCCGAGGCCCCCCTGAAGGCCCTCGCCGAGGCCTTGAACGACCCCACCACCTACGGCTACTGCCTGAAGAGCTGTACCCTCCCCTTCCTGGAGGAGGCGGCCCGCTGGTACGAGGGCCGCTACGGGGTGGGCCTGGACCCCAGGCGGGAGGCCCTGGCCCTCATCGGAAGCCAAGAGGGCTTAGCCCACCTCCTCCTCGCCCTCACGGAGCCCGAAGACCTCCTCCTCCTCCCCGAGGTGGCCTACCCCAGCTACTTCGGGGCGGCCCGGGTGGCCTCCTTGAGGACCTTCCTCATCCCCCTAAGGGAGGACGGCCTCGCCGACCTGAAGGCGGTGCCGGAAGGCGTGTGGCGGGAGGCCAAGGTCCTCCTCCTCAACTACCCCAACAACCCCAC of the Thermus thermophilus HB8 genome contains:
- a CDS encoding MogA/MoaB family molybdenum cofactor biosynthesis protein; protein product: MFRVGILTVSDKGFRGERQDTTHLAIREVLAGGPFEVAAYELVPDEPPMIKKVLRLWADREGLDLILTNGGTGLAPRDRTPEATRELLDREVPGLAELMRLVGLRKTPMAALSRGVAGVRGRTLILNLPGSPKGARESLEAVLPVLPHALSLVTGKPWKEGHHE